The following proteins are co-located in the Penaeus monodon isolate SGIC_2016 chromosome 10, NSTDA_Pmon_1, whole genome shotgun sequence genome:
- the LOC119578196 gene encoding uncharacterized protein LOC119578196, producing MISDSASCSCGWESQSRVKRALKVVGEWEAATTKCADSVQHSAKRQRDGRQDFDPKKVLGTIASLKSVCEDLEDIMKVLLEAQVGSSGEWSALIRVQDPEQLKSITAQVLRVLTAYDFNIFSSRNHDRWIRQKDDFQIAVHKWEQAVVAAIHESFKDRMTSELVTAVAGVLAKQPCRTCFRQLLISRLPDLLSAFAAEVKGIRADFQAQQKVERPGTQAPLSGRVRWMTSYLTKRLAAWTTLKQLYSQYQVTCRALRFD from the exons ATGATCAGCGATTCCGCCTCTTGTTCTTGCGGCTGG gAGTCTCAGTCGCGGGTGAAGAGAGCGCTGAAGGTTGTGGGCGAGTGGGAGGCTGCAACGACCAAGTGCGCTGACTCCGTGCAACATTCGG CCAAGCGTCAGCGGGACGGACGTCAGGACTTCGACCCCAAGAAAGTCCTGGGCACGATCGCCAGCCTCAAGTCGGTGTGCGAAGACCTCGAGGATATCATGAAG GTGCTCCTGGAAGCGCAGGTGGGGTCCTCCGGCGAGTGGTCGGCCCTGATCCGCGTGCAGGACCCCGAACAGCTCAAGAGCATCACGGCGCAGGTCCTACGAGTCCTCACTGCCTACGACTTCAACATCTTCTCCAGCAGGAACCACGACCGCTGGATCAGGCAGAAGGACGACTTCCAGATCGCCGTGCACAAGTGGGAGCAGGCCGTCGTCGCCGCCATCCACGAGAGCTTCAAGGACAGGAT GACGTCGGAACTGGTGACAGCTGTGGCGGGCGTGTTGGCCAAGCAGCCCTGCAGGACCTGCTTCAGGCAGCTCCTCATCTCTCGCCTCCCCGACCTGCTCTCGGCCTTCGCGGCTGAGGTCAAGGGCATCAGGGCGGACTTCCAG GCGCAGCAGAAGGTCGAGCGGCCGGGGACGCAGGCGCCGCTGTCGGGCCGCGTGCGCTGGATGACCAGCTACCTGACGAAGCGGCTGGCGGCGTGGACCACGCTCAAGCAGCTCTACTCGCAGTACCAGGTGACATGCAGAGCTCTTCGCTTCGATTAA